The following proteins are encoded in a genomic region of Betaproteobacteria bacterium:
- a CDS encoding molybdopterin molybdotransferase MoeA: protein MSSATTLYDLTTTSDYDPNSMPVEKAREHIRAFLSPVTAVERLNIRAALGRVLAEDVISPVNVPQHDNSAMDGFAVRFADLKADGETTLKIIGASFAGKPFEGTAGPGQAVRIMTGAVIPFGADTVIQQERAKASGEQVAVIPVPKKGTNTRSAGEDLRAGEAALKRGQPVRPAEIGMMASLGIGEVAVYRKLRVAFFSTGDELVAVGTPLGPGQIYDSNRYTLYGLLLRLGCEVLDMGVIRDTPEDVERAFKEAARAADVVITSGGVSVGEADYVKQILDRLGEVLFWKIAMKPGRPLAYGKIGNAHFFGLPGNPVAVMVTFYQFVRDALLHLQGQTRVTPLPTQKVVCTSPIKKAPGRTEFQRGILSRDANGQWSVRSTGDQGSGILSSMSQANCFIILPTDQGNVAAGTTVDVQLLEGLI, encoded by the coding sequence ATGTCTTCCGCCACGACACTTTACGATCTGACCACGACTTCCGACTACGACCCGAATTCCATGCCGGTCGAAAAAGCGCGCGAACACATTCGCGCTTTTCTTTCGCCCGTCACCGCGGTCGAGCGTCTGAACATTCGTGCCGCGCTCGGGCGCGTGCTGGCGGAAGACGTGATTTCGCCTGTGAACGTGCCCCAGCATGACAACTCGGCCATGGACGGTTTCGCGGTGCGTTTTGCCGATCTGAAAGCCGATGGAGAAACCACGCTCAAGATCATCGGCGCGTCCTTCGCCGGCAAACCATTCGAAGGCACGGCTGGCCCCGGACAGGCTGTCCGCATCATGACGGGCGCAGTGATCCCTTTCGGTGCCGACACGGTGATCCAGCAGGAACGCGCCAAAGCCTCCGGCGAACAAGTTGCCGTGATACCTGTGCCGAAGAAAGGAACGAACACCCGCAGCGCGGGAGAAGACCTGCGCGCAGGCGAAGCCGCGCTGAAACGCGGCCAGCCGGTGCGGCCCGCCGAGATCGGCATGATGGCTTCGCTCGGCATCGGCGAAGTCGCGGTATATCGCAAGCTGCGCGTGGCGTTCTTTTCAACCGGCGACGAACTGGTTGCTGTCGGAACGCCGCTCGGGCCCGGCCAGATCTACGACAGCAACCGCTACACCCTCTACGGCCTGCTGCTACGGCTGGGTTGCGAAGTGCTGGACATGGGCGTGATCCGCGACACCCCTGAGGACGTCGAGCGCGCGTTCAAGGAAGCGGCTCGGGCAGCCGATGTGGTGATCACGAGCGGCGGCGTCTCCGTCGGAGAAGCGGACTACGTCAAGCAGATCCTCGATCGCCTCGGCGAAGTGCTGTTCTGGAAGATTGCGATGAAACCCGGCCGGCCGCTGGCTTACGGCAAGATCGGCAACGCGCATTTCTTCGGCCTGCCGGGCAATCCGGTCGCGGTCATGGTGACGTTCTATCAGTTCGTGCGCGACGCCCTGCTCCATTTGCAGGGACAGACCCGGGTCACACCGCTGCCGACCCAGAAAGTCGTCTGCACCTCGCCGATCAAGAAGGCACCCGGCCGCACCGAGTTCCAGCGCGGCATCCTGTCGCGCGACGCGAACGGTCAGTGGAGCGTGCGCAGCACCGGCGACCAGGGTTCCGGAATTCTCTCGTCGATGAGCCAGGCCAATTGCTTCATCATCCTGCCCACCGATCAGGGCAACGTCGCGGCCGGCACCACCGTGGACGTGCAATTGCTCGAAGGGCTGATCTGA